The window CGGCACCGCGCCCGCGGCCATCGCCTCGCCCTGGGCGATCAGGAACGTGTCCATCTCGAACTTGGACGGGAAGAGGCAGAAGTCCGAGGACGCCGCGTACTCGACGATCCGCCGCTCGTCGACGCGCTGCCACTCCAGGTGCACGCGGCCCTCGTGGCGTCGCACCACGTCGTGGACGTAGGGGTCGTCGATCCCGGAGTCGCTGATGCAGCGCAGCACGAAGTTGGCGTCCAGGCCCTCGTTCAGGACCCGGTCGACGGCGCGGAACAGTTCGACCTGCCCCTTGTGGTTCACCGCGTAGCGCGCGTTGTGGAAGAAGGTCGGCCGGGCGGGGTCGAGCCCGAGCCCGCCCAGCACGGCGGCCCGGTCGACGGCGGGCGGCTCGCCGGTGGTCCAGGTGTCGCCGACGGCGCAGCCGCCGACGAAGCTCTTGTGGGCGTTGCGGCGCACCGTGTCGTGGATCGGCAGCCGGGTGAAGAGCTGTTCGAAGGGGGTGTCGGCGAAGTCGGTGTAGAACTCCAGGTGGCCGGGTGAGAGGAAGTCGACCAGGTCGGCGTGGTCGGCCACCAGGTCGTACACCCGGACGTGCCCCGGGCCGTACTCGTAGTGCAGGTGCGTGAGTTGCTGGTAGCCGCTCATCACCTGCTCGTGCTCGGTGAGCGGGTGTCCGGCGTCCTCGGCGGGCAGCTCGACCCCGGCGCCGAGGAACTCCAGCAGCCGTTCCACCTTCGGGCGGTAGACCTTCTTGGTGATCGGCATGTTGCTCTGCACGGTGCCCACCACCAGCTTGTCCGGGTCGTGGCGGAACGCCGCGGGCATCAGGTAGTGGTAGTACGGCTCGTGGGCGTGCAGGACGGCCTTCTCCTCGGCGAACCGCTCGCGCACGAAGCGGATGCTGTCCACCTGGTAGGCGAGCGGTTTGAAGAAGACCAGGTCGTGGCCCTTGCTCTGGTAGGGCGGGTAGAACCGGTCGGGCAGTTCGTCGAGCAGCCGGTTGGAGAGGAAGTAGAGGTCGACGCCGTCCAGGCGCAGCAGGTGCGCGGTGGTGGTCAGCGGGATCCGCACCTCGGCGGGGAAGCGCTCGCCCCAGGTCTGCGGGTCGAGGACGAGGGGCAGCTCGTACTCGTCCCGGTAGTCCAGGGTCTCCAGGTCGTGGAGGCGCCGCAGGTCGTCCAGCCGGCCGTGGGCCGGGGTGACGATGGAGACGCGGTGGCCGCGGTCGGCCAGCGCCTTGGAGAGGTTCCAGAGGTAGACGGAGGTGCCGCCCTGGATGAGGCGGTGGTCGAAGCCGCCGCACTCGAAGTAGGTCTCGATGATGTGCACGGGTGTCAGTCCTTCGCCGCGGAGGCGGGGAGGCGGGCGGCCTCCACGGCGTGCCGCAGGTTGATCGCCGCGTGGTAGGCGCGGTCGTGGGCGTACGCGTAGTCGAGTTCGTGGACGAGCCGGCGCAGCCGCAGCAGCCGCCAGGCGGGGTGGCCGGCCAGCGGCCGGCCGTCGGTGATCAGCAGGTCGCCGGTGCGGGCCGCCCAGAGCCGGGCGGCGGAGGTGAGCCGGGCCAGCTCGGCGACGTGCCGGGGGGTCCAGCCGGGGGTGTCCGGCGCCGCGCCGGCGGCGAGCAGCAGCGCCGTCCGGCAGGTGTCCTCGGGGTCCGTCCGGAGCGTCCGGGCCGCGTGGTCGGCCAGCTCGTCGGCGGTGAAGACCTCCAGGCCGCGTTGCAGGGCGGCGAGGTCCTGCCAGGGCGACTGCGCGGTGGACGGGTCGGCCGGGTCGGCCTCCGGGGTGGAGAGGTCGATCACGCACAGCTCCCAGCTGCCGTCCGCGCGCTCGCGGCGCAGCAGGTGGGACAGGTGCAGGTCGCCGTGGCAGGGGCCGGCCGGCCAGGGCCGCGGCGGCAGGGCGGCGATCCGCGCCAGCTCGCGGTCGAGACCGGCGGCGGCGGCCTGCCGGACGGCGACGGGGAAGCGGTCGTCGTCGAGGATCAGCGGGCGCAGCGCGGCGGTCCGCCCGGCGGTCTCGGCCAGGAAGTCGCTCGCCGGGAACTCCGGGTGCGGGCCGAGCCGTTCGGCCAGGTCCCGGTGGAACTCGTGCAGGAACCGGCCGGTCGCGCGCAGCGGCCCGGCCAGGGCGCGCTGGGAGTCGGCGACGGCGTCCTCCGGGTCGGCGCCGGCGTGCAGGAGGGGCCACATGGCGCGGATCGCGGCGCTCAGCGGAACGTTCAGGCCGTCGCCGTCGACGTAGCGGTAGAGCACGCCGAGCGGCTCCCGGCGGCCGGTGGCGGTCTCCACGTAGGCGTAGTCACCGGCCGGCTGCTGGGTCCGGCCGCCCGGTGCCATCAGGCGGAGCAGCTCGGGCTCGCGGGTGCCGACGCCGATCCGCCGGTACGTCTTGTGGGCGTGCGCGGCGCCGCCGAGGTCGAGCAGCGAGAGCGCGTTGGAGGACCAGCCCGGGTCGAACGGCAGCCGGCCGCGGTACTCGGCGGGGTCGCCGCGGAACTCGATCAGGTTGCCCCGGGCGGTGGGCAGCCGCAGGCCGTTCCGCAGGGCCCGGACGACCAGTTCGTCGTACTCGGGGGTGCGGTCGGCGCCGCGGCCGGGGTCGTCGTCCATGACGGGCACGAACCAGCGGCCGGTGCGCTCGCCGGCGGGGGCGACGATCAGCAGGCGGACGGTCTCCAGCGTGGCCTGGTCCAGGAGTTCGAACCGCCCGGCGCGGCGGCCGGTCTCGTCGATCCAGGAGGCCCGGCGCAGGAGGTCGACCGTGGCCGGCGGAAGGCTGCCGAGCAGCAGGGTGTCCATGTTCAGCTCCCGGTCATCTCGTAGCGGTCGACGCCCCGGTGCCACACCAGCAGGGCGAGTGCCGCCAGGGCGGCGGTCACCACCGGCAGCCAGCGCAGCAGGTCCGTCGCTCCGAAGAGCAGGTAGGACGCGGGGGCGTAGGCGGTGAAGGCGTAGGGCAGCAGCCAGGTGAGCAGCCACCGCAGGGAGGGGTGGTACAGGTCGAGGGGGTAGCCGGCGAAGTCGCCCAGCTGGTTGGCGGCGTACAGGGCCGGGAAGCTGTTGGTGGTCCAGAAGGACAGCGCGGCGAACGCCGTCTTGATCGAGGCGAGGATCAGGGCGCCGCACAGCACCAGCAGCGGGACGAGCAGCAGCCGGCCGGCGCTCGGGCCGAGGTCCAGCTGGTCGGCGGCGTACCAGGTGATGGCCACGCCGGTGACCAGCTCGCCGAAGCCGTCCGGGTAGAGGAAGCGTTCGGACAGCAGCGCGTACAGCGGGTGGACCGGCCGGATCAGGTACCGGTAGAACTCGCCGGACTGCACCAGGCGCCGTGCCAGGATCCACAGTTGGTCGGTGAACAGCCGGTCCAGGCCGCGCGGGAGGAGCGAGAACCCCAGCAGGAACAGCACCTGGTGGAAGTTCCATCCCGCGATCACCGGGACCTGCCGGAAGACCATCCCGACCACGGCGAGCTGGCCGCCCACCCGGAGCAGCAGGCCGCCCGCCCCGAGGGCGAAGTCCATCCGGTACTCGGTCAGCCGGTGCAGGCTGACGGCGCTCAGGTACCAGGTCAGCC of the Kitasatospora sp. NBC_01246 genome contains:
- a CDS encoding glycosyltransferase; this encodes MHIIETYFECGGFDHRLIQGGTSVYLWNLSKALADRGHRVSIVTPAHGRLDDLRRLHDLETLDYRDEYELPLVLDPQTWGERFPAEVRIPLTTTAHLLRLDGVDLYFLSNRLLDELPDRFYPPYQSKGHDLVFFKPLAYQVDSIRFVRERFAEEKAVLHAHEPYYHYLMPAAFRHDPDKLVVGTVQSNMPITKKVYRPKVERLLEFLGAGVELPAEDAGHPLTEHEQVMSGYQQLTHLHYEYGPGHVRVYDLVADHADLVDFLSPGHLEFYTDFADTPFEQLFTRLPIHDTVRRNAHKSFVGGCAVGDTWTTGEPPAVDRAAVLGGLGLDPARPTFFHNARYAVNHKGQVELFRAVDRVLNEGLDANFVLRCISDSGIDDPYVHDVVRRHEGRVHLEWQRVDERRIVEYAASSDFCLFPSKFEMDTFLIAQGEAMAAGAVPIATAQRGMAHFGHVADPLAGPEAERATGFAVNRSFAEDDPLLADALARRIHQAAALLRERPEEYRRLRANAVANARRFTWSHAADLHVAAFTPLWEGRSPELGLDRVLRHGWFDLLPDEAYESDRAAVAEAAARLGDAEAHRRCQQPDPATDRALFEAAWARADFVRCEPTADRDPALRARLDGRCTVEDGSIVYRLPHAERVELVRLAPPGPGRRQVIVHQLDRSGDVFTCPLPAPGEDLHFLLTLTTGRATWDVIRHG
- a CDS encoding ABC transporter permease gives rise to the protein MSAFTTAARYTRLTWYLSAVSLHRLTEYRMDFALGAGGLLLRVGGQLAVVGMVFRQVPVIAGWNFHQVLFLLGFSLLPRGLDRLFTDQLWILARRLVQSGEFYRYLIRPVHPLYALLSERFLYPDGFGELVTGVAITWYAADQLDLGPSAGRLLLVPLLVLCGALILASIKTAFAALSFWTTNSFPALYAANQLGDFAGYPLDLYHPSLRWLLTWLLPYAFTAYAPASYLLFGATDLLRWLPVVTAALAALALLVWHRGVDRYEMTGS